CGTCGAAGATCGAGATCCGCAAGGAAGGCAAGATCGGTCGCGTCTACTACCCGGCGCCGTACCTGACCAATGACAACCTGGAGTACTACCAGGATGCCTATGAGATCGGGTACGAGAAGATCATCGATACCTACGCGGCGGCGACGCAGCATGTGGATCAAGGGCTTTCGCTGACGCTGTTCTTCAAGGACACCGCGACCACCCGCGATGTCAACAAGGCGCAGATCTACGCTTGGCGCAAGGGGATCAAGACGCTGTACTACATCCGGCTCCGCCAGATGGCGCTCGAAGGCACCGAGGTGGAGGGCTGCGTGTCCTGCATGCTGTGAGTTGAGTCGACTGAACGGCGGGTCGGGGGAGATATCCCCCGACCCGCCTTTCGTTTTCGGGCAGCTCGCTCCGGTGCACGAAAAATTGCCGACATCGGCGGTCTGTTGTGGCGGTTAGGCTGACACCACGTGCGGCGCTACATCAGCTGCGCCGGTGAGGGGGACACCGTGACTACCGAGTTGGTGATGGTGCTGGCAGATGAATCCGATCCCGGACGTGCGATCGGCCTCGTCATCGGCCGGCTACTGATCCTGGGCTTGATCATCTGGGGAATCGTGCATCTGATCCGCAAGCGACGCCGGCGCGGACAGCTCGCTCGATCCCCGCAACCGTACCGGGATGGGAACGCATGGCGTTATCCCCAGCAGGGCCAGCAGCCCAAGCCGTACTGGGACGGAACGGCCTGGCGGTACCCGCAGCACCAATATCCGCCGCAGCCCGGTCCGCAATACCCGCCGGCCCAGCCGCCGTACCCGCCGGCCCAGCCGCCGTATCCGCCGGCAGGCCCGGGATCGTCGCACTAGATAGCTCCTGAACCGGTCTCACCACAGGTCAGAGCGGTCAATTCTGTCCGCTAAGTTAAACGATTGACAGGTCAGTCAACTATATGTCAGGCTGATCTCGTAGGCGGCGTCGACGGTCGAAGGCCGTATGCGCCGGGGGTTGGGGTTCGTGTCAGGGGGACGCGATGGTCGAGATGTCTGCCGACCGGTCATTGCGGTGGCGGCCGTGCTGCGGTGTGACCGCATGATGATCGTGGGCGCAGTTGTGCTGTGTGCCTGCGTTGTCGTTGTGGTCGGCACCTTGGGGGGTGTGGCACGGCTGCCGCGGACTCGGCAATACGTGCTTTCCGGAGACTGCACGTGCCGTGAACAACACCCTGAGCGATGCCTCAACCGGCACGCGCTCTGAGTCATTCGACAACGGCGGCGAGACGATCCCGCGTGCACCCCGGGGATCCCCGTCGGCGACTTGTTTGTTCACCTTGCCTGGAGAGGACCGCCACGTGCTTTCAGTGACACCCACACGATGCGACAACATCTGTACCGCAATAGTTGTCGGTGAATCATGGTAGCCCCGAGAAAGAGCGGTGGTGGCGTGCCGTGTCCGGTGTTTTCGCTGGCAGCGCGGCGGGCCACCGTTCCGGCCGACGAGCCGACCGAGGAGCGGTGCATCGCCTCGGTTGCGCGGCTGGACACCTTTCACTGGTCCGCGTCGTGCACCTGCGGATGGAACGAACGGCCGGTGATGTTGCGTGCGACGGCTGTCGTCCAGGCGTTGGAGCACTGCACGCGCGGGAAGTGCCTACCCGCGCAGCCCCTCCTGGTGCCGCGGCCCGTGGTGTGCTCGGTTGTCCCGCTACCTCTTTCACCCGCCAGCGATGTCAACGTGATCGAACGTCGCCGCAGGCAGAAGTCCTGGTCAATCGTCAAGGGAACGGGGATCTGGTGAGTGCTCGAAATGGGACCGTCATTCGTTCGTCGAGATGGAAGAGCCGGACACCGGAGGATTCTGCCGACGTCCACGACGACTTCGCCGAGCGATTGAACCGCCTGTTCGAGGTGGTGCACCCACCGTGGCGGGGACCGTACACCAGCCGAGAGATGTTGCAGGAGCTGTCGTTACGCGGCCATGTTCTCTCGGCGCCCTACCTGTCCCAGCTTCGGCTGGGCCGTCGGACCAAGCCGTCGCGGGCGACCATCAATGTCATCGCGCAGTTCTTCGGCGTACGTGCCGATTACTTTCTGGTGCGCGGTGGCGGGTATCAGCGCCGGGTGGACGAGGATCTCTACTGGCTCGGCGTGGCACGCGATCCCCTCGTGCGCCACATCGTGTCCGGGCTACTCGACCTGCCTGCGGAGTCTCGTGACGCGCTGCTTGCCCAAGTCGAGGCCTGCTCGGTGATCGTACCCGGCGAGGGCGCCGCCGACCGGGCTGAAGCGGGGTAGCCGACCGGCCGCAGTATCCGCGGTCGTCCTCGATCGAAGTGTCCGAGCGTGTACTCTTTGCCGGTGCGTCGGTCAAGCGGTTCCGTGGGAGAAGGACGGCGCGTTCGTGGCCGCCCCCCGAATCCGCAGCTGCAGGAGCAACGACGCAACGCCATCATCGAGTCCGCCTACGCCGTGCTGACCGACAAGGGCTACGAGCGCACATTGATGTCCGACGTGGCGCGCCATGCACACGTATCGAATGGGACGTTGTATCGGTACTTCGAGAGCAAGCGTGAACTCGTCGATCGCATCTTCGACTATGCGGTGACCAAGGCGCTCAAGGCGCTGAA
This DNA window, taken from Mycolicibacterium neoaurum, encodes the following:
- a CDS encoding transcriptional regulator is translated as MSARNGTVIRSSRWKSRTPEDSADVHDDFAERLNRLFEVVHPPWRGPYTSREMLQELSLRGHVLSAPYLSQLRLGRRTKPSRATINVIAQFFGVRADYFLVRGGGYQRRVDEDLYWLGVARDPLVRHIVSGLLDLPAESRDALLAQVEACSVIVPGEGAADRAEAG